GCTCCATAGCTTCAGCAATCAGCTGTCCTACTTCTTCGTCTGCAGAAGAGATGGAAGCTACTTGTGCGATAGAATCTTTACCTTCGATCGGTTTAGAGATTTTGCGCAATTCTTCAGTTGCTACTTTTGTAGCTTTTTCAATTCCGCGGCGAATGCCTACAGGGTTCGCACCGGAAGTTACGTTTTTAAGTCCTTCACGAATCATCGCCTGGGCAAGTACTGTTGCAGTTGTTGTACCGTCACCTGCGATATCGTTTGTTTTAGAAGCTACTTCGGATACAAGCTGTGCACCCATATTTTCGAAGTGGTCTTCCAGCTCGATTTCTTTCGCGATGGTTACACCATCGTTAGTAATAAGTGGTGCTCCAAATTTCTTGTCCAATACAACGTTACGTCCTTTTGGTCCTAGTGTTACTTTAACGGCATTAGCCAATGTATCTACTCCACGCAGCATCGCGCGGCGTGCGTCTTCACTGAATTTAATTTCTTTAGCCATAAAAAAATGCCCTCCTTATCAAAATTCGTATCGATTAAATTGTTCTTGCAGTAATTACTGAACTACTGCTAGTACATCACTTTCGCGAATGATTAAGTACTCGCTGCCTTCGTATTTCACTTCTGTTCCTGCGAACTTAGAGTAAATTACGTGGTCGCCTTCTTTGACCTCCAGGGCAACTTTTTCACCGTTTTCCGTTACGCGGCCTGTACCTACAGCTACCACTTTACCTTCCTGCGGCTTTTCTTTCGCAGAATCCGGAAGCACGATTCCGCTTGCAGTAGTCTGCTCTTCCTCTACTAATTCAATCACAATACGATCACCTAATGGCTTTAACAATTAGGACACCCTCCTTAGTCAGCATTAATATCGATTATTGTTGCTTATTAGCACTCTCTGATGGTGAGTGCTAATCACAATTATTATCATAATCAAATCGTCTCATATTTTCAAGTAAAATAAACTAAATTTTCGTCATCTTTTTCTGACACGATTCCACATTGTATAAGCCCTTATATTTATGGGTAGTTTTTAAATTATGATAAAATACATATGGTATAAACAGACTGATTTTTAAAAGAAGGCTGCGTTAATTTTAAATAAACAGGGGATAACGGCCCGCTTTTTCGCGGACGAACGTCCGAGACTCCTTACTTTTCCTTCAAAATAACAACATTTTAACAACGCCTATAATGAAAAAGGAGATATGTACATGCCAAAAAGATATTGGATTATTATAATCACCTACGTGGCGACACAGCTGTCGGCCTTGATTGGTGTTCCAGTACTGGCCTCTCTCGGTATTGCGCGCGGATTTGACGCGATTGCCTTGTGGTCGGTCATCAGCTTTACCATCGCTACAATCATTATCATAGCGTTACTGAAACCTGATATGAAGGAAGCCCAGATGAGATCAGACCGCTCGAGCGGGTTGAAAATTTTTGGCTGGTCGATTGCCGGCGTGTTCCTTGCATTGTTCGCTCAGGCCATTGCCGCATTGATTGAAACGGAACTGCTTGGCATACCTGCAGGATCTGAGAATACAATGGATTTAATGAACATTGCCCGCGAAGCACCTCTGTTCATCTTATTACCCGTTGTATTTGCTCCTATAACGGAAGAAATCATTTTTCGTAAAGTGATTTTCGGCCAGATTTATAAGCGCTCGAACTTCTGGCTCGCTGTTATTATTTCAGCACTCGTATTTGGCGCATTTCACTTCGACTTTCAGCATATGCTCGTGTATTTTTCCATGGGGTTAGTTTTTGCGTTTCTATATGTAAAAACGAAGAGCATCATTACGCCGATTGTCGCTCATATGGCGATGAACAGCTTTGTCGTCCTATCGCAGCTCTTCTACAGTGAAGAAGATATTCGCCGGATGCAGGAGCAGCTGCAGACGATCTTAACGGGAGGCCTGCTGTAATATGAGAGCCTCCCCCTTCTGATGGCCTTGATTTACTTCCTCATGGGGGCCGCATTTACGTATATTGCGACCTACTCGGCCTCAGAATCTGTTTGGAATTTCCGGACCATCCTTCCGGTGATGGTAGCTACCTTTAATTTCGCGGTGGCGGTCCGCTTAGTCAACATCCATCTTAAAATGAAAAAGATAAAGAATAACAAGAAAAAATAAAGAGGAGAAAGGAAATCTGCTTATGAAAGCTATCCTTCACGGTCACCGGGTTCACCTTGGGACTGTTAAAGACGAACACTTAACCGAAATTAAGACCTGGTTCAACAGCTCCCATTTTATGAGAAGGTTTGACGCGGTGGCGGCACGCCCGAAAACATTGGAGTCTTTAAAAGAGTGGCGTGATGAAGCGATGAATAGCGATAAGAGTTTTCTTTTCTCCATTTGCGATGGCGATAAATTTATCGGCTACGTGGAATTAAGCAGCATCCTTTGGAACCAGCGTAACGGCTGGGTAGCGATTGCGATCGGCAATCCAGACTACAAGGCCAAGGGCTATGGAACCGAAGCGATGGATCTGTTAATTAACTACGCCTTCCACGAACTGAACCTTCACCGCCTGCAGCTGACGGTTTTTGAATACAATCAGCCGGCGATCTGGCTGTATGAAAAGCTCGGGTTTACGTATGAAGGAGCGCAGCGCGAGTTTGTGATGCGCGATGGTGAAGCGTATGATATGTTCATGTATGGCCTTTTAAAAAGAGAATGGAACCAAAAAAACGCGGAAGAGAAGTTAGAAGAATAACTTCTTTTCCGCGTTTTATATTTCCTAAGGAAAAGAGTGCCCGTGGCTTTTTTAGGAGGCGTACATCTCTACAATGACCTTGTCTCGACTTTTTTTGAGGCCGTTGAGAAAATATCTATTTATTTTTCATGCTCACGATTTTTTCTATGCTTTCGTTTTATCATCCTGAACGCCTTTTAAAATAAACGAAAACGGAATTGCTAACAGCAGCACGGCCGCTGAGACGAGAAACGCTTCATTTAATGTCTGCAATGTGGCCAGCTGTTGATCGACATCAGGGGCGGCCGCCAGCTGAGCGCGGCGTACTTCATAGTAGATTGAAAAGAACACAATGCCAAGAGACGAGGACATCTGGCGGATGATATTGTTCATTGCCGATCCTTGAGCGACAAGGTGCTCAGGAATCGAGTTCATCCCAGACGTTGTCGCCGGCATGTTGCCCATCCCCATTCCGACGCCACGAATGGTGTTTAAGGCAAGAATCCACCAGAAGGGCGTGGACAACTCAAGGAATCCAAGACCGATAGAAGCTAAAGCCATAATTGCTAACCCTGGCGGCACGACATACCTTGGTCCTTTTTTATCGAGCAGCCGTCCTCCAAGTGACATAAACAGCCCGCTGGCCGCCGCTGCTGGCAGGAAAAGCAGCCCTGTCATCACTTCGTTTAGGCCGTACACATTTTGTATTAATAATGGAAGCAAAAAGATTCCGGAAAACAATCCAATCGAAGCTGAAGACGTCACAAGAATCGATGCCGTGTAAGTCGGTACTTTGAACACCGATAAGTTTAAGAGTGGATCCTCCTGGCGGTTTTCATAGAAAACGAAAGCCACGATCGCTGCAAGTCCTGCTCCAATCAGTGAGAGATTGACTGGATCTAATAGGAGTTCCACTGTTCTCCCGCGCCCAAGAGAGTAAAGAATCGCGCCGATTCCAAACGTAACGAGCAGGAATCCGGCAAGGTCGAACTTTTTCATTGGATCCTTCTTTGTCGGTTTTAAAAACTTCGCAGACAGGAAAAGCCCAGTTAATCCAAATGGAATGTTTATCGCAAAGAGCCACGGCCAGTCCAAATATTGAACGAGCGTTCCGCCGATCGTCGGTCCAATGGCCGGAGCAACCATCACTGATATGCCATAGATACCGACCGCGAGTCCCCGCTCATTTTTCGGAAATGAATTAAAAATTAATGCCATAGCGATCGGCATCATCAGACCGCCGGCCATCCCCTGGATCGCCCGAGATACGATGACCATCGCTAATGTATTAGATAAAAGGCCTGAGATCGACCCGAAAATAAACAGGCATAACCCCGCTAGGTAGACTTTCTTTTTTCCAAATCGGTCGCCAAGAAAGCCGGTTAATGGCATCGTCATCCCCATCGAAACCATAAAGATTGTCAAAATCCAGCCCACCGATACGGCGTTGGAATCGAAGACTTCGATAAACCGCGGGAGTATCGGATTGAGCATGCTGTTGTTTAAGATGACGGTAAAGGTTCCAAAGAGGACAGAGACCACCACTAACCATTTGTTTGGCAGCTTGCTCATCCTGATCCTCCTCCTTTTTCGACTGTTTAAATTTACCCATTGTGAGTTCCCTTAAACAATTCGCTGTGCTCTTATGCTTCTTCCCTCATTTCTTTTCTGATTTCATCAAGTCCTTCTTCTATCCACTCACTTTCTCCCCTTTTTATGCCTTCAAGTACATATCTTATATGGTCAAAAGTAACGAAATGAGAAACCTTTTGAATACAGCGGTCGATCTCCTTCTCTTCCATCTCCTTTAGAAGCTCTCGGGTAAAATTCTCTCCGCAATCTTCAAGGATATAAATAAACTCATAGTCAGGGTCGCTGATACAAAGGTCGCCAAAATCAATGATTCCTGATAAATCATCCGTTTTTGGATCAGTTAGAAAGTGATCGGGCGACAAGTCCCCGTGAATGAGTGCAGGCGTATAGGAAAAATAAGAGGAGTCACTCAAGTAAGTCCCAAACCTTGAAGAAATATAGCGGCTCAGGCTAGGTTCAATGCGTGGAAAAATATCTCTTTTCGTTTCTTCATAGAGCTTAGAAAAGAATGACTTGAGATTAAACTGCGGCACCCCCGCTTTGAGAGCTTCTTCTATAGAAAAAGCATGCAATTCCTTTATAAAGCGTGCAAGCTGAGAGCCGAGCTTTTTCTTTTGATCTTGATTTAGATGAGGAACGGCTTCTTCTTCTAAAAGAGTGCCGGGAAGCAGTTTATAACCAACGAAAAGCTGTCCATTCGTTTGTTTGCCGACATATTCAAATTCCGGAATCGCGACAGTTACCGCTTCCTTGAGCTTTGGCAGGATTTTAATTTCTTTTTCTAAATCAGCCGATCCTTTCTCGTTCTTTGCAAACCGAAACACCCATTCATCATTGACCTTAAGGGCGATACTCATCCAACCTTCCCCGATCGGTTCTGCATTGCTTATTTTATAGTCGGGAAAGCTTGATTCGATGGCTTCTATACAGCTGCTGAGTTTGTCTCTTCTCATGGGTTCCTCCCGAAATCATTAATGATGATACGTCCTTCTTCGAATTTATACATTTGATCGCTCACACATAAAAACTTACTCAATCACTTATACTAACGAAAAAAGAGGTGAGCGAAATGGAACATTTTCCGATCATCCACACAAATTTTTGGGACGTTATCATAGCCGTGCCCTCAGTCATTATACTTACCCAGCTTTTCAAAATGACGTTTGCTATCCCAAAAGGTCTCATCCCTACTCTTGCTAATATAATCGGCCTGTTCATCGCTGTTTTCATAGCCCACCCCAACAATTTATGGGCCGGATTATTTATGGGTTTCTTCTATGGCAACGCAGCTGTTGGAGGGTACGCTTCTTTAAAAACTGCACTTCTTACCTATCGAAAAAGAAAAAGGAAAAGTCTTTATGCCAAAACATAAAGATAGAAGCCCCTTATTTATTTGCAAAAGATAAACCTTTGGCCTCAAGAGCAGCACGAAGCTCCCAGATCACCTCCGCGTAATTTCAGAAGCTCTTTCTCACTTATGCCTTTCAATTGTTCCAGCTTTATGTAACTCGCACCATTAGGGGCCATCAGGCTGGTTTCCCTATCTTTGCTATGAATGTCATTGTTTTCATTAATAGGAGTTCCCGTTAGAAATCTTTAAGACAAATCCCAAGCAATTCTTCTCCCGCTCGAGAAAACTGCTCTTACTTTCTATTCAACCTTTGTTATTTTTAACATCGAATCAGCCCCGTCCTGAAATTCATAGGGAACCTTTAGTTCTTCTACTCTGCAGCCTCTGCTCATAATAAACTTCTTTAATTTGTCTAAGTGTTTATATTTATTACCTTCGAGGTCTACTAAGGGGAAGATCCGGATTTCTTCTTTAGAAACTCTTAATAATTCTTTAAGGGTCTCCTCATGAAAATCATAGTCCAGACGGTCTGCATACATAAATAGAAAATGTGCGGATAAAAGAATATCAAATGATTCGTCCTTAAATGGCAGCGCCGGAAGTGTGACAGGAACGTATGTTTGTCCGTGTTCTCGCATATCATCCGTACAGTCCTTCAAGGCACTGGCGCGGTATTCTCTAAGCTCATCAATGTCTTTAAAGTAGTCCCAAACATAATTATTTTTTGCTTTTTCCATGTGTTCCATCGCATGATCAATATCTTCTAACCCCTTGTTTCTTAAGTCCTCCACTGAATGGTCATATACGATGTCACACGAGGTAATCTCAAACCCCTTTTTCCGTCCGACGGCAGTAAAAGAACAAGCGCCTGCTGGACAATCAAGAATTCTTATTCTTCTTACAAATTCCTCAGATAGAGCAAACATGTCCATATACTCTTCATATGTCCTGCCGATAAACACAATCTTGTCTATATCAAGCTTTTGCTTTAACCTGCTCATCTATCTCCACCTCCGGCATAAACTTTTTGGGAAAGACTGTTCGTTTCAGACTTAAATAGCTGTTTCTCTTCTAATAATGGATCGTGAAAAATAACTAATTCTGCTCCAGGGATATGATTGTTAATTGCTATGCGGGCACTGCACATCTTGCTCCCCGTAAAAATATCTTTGGACGTCCGTGAGCTGTATCTATCCTTTCCTTTACCCATGATTCCATTCTGTTCTCCTTCCGCTGCGTTTGATAAGCTTAGTAAAAATAAGTCCGCTCAAGGAAGGAAT
This window of the Halobacillus sp. Marseille-Q1614 genome carries:
- a CDS encoding DUF4305 domain-containing protein codes for the protein MGAAFTYIATYSASESVWNFRTILPVMVATFNFAVAVRLVNIHLKMKKIKNNKKK
- a CDS encoding MDR family MFS transporter — protein: MSKLPNKWLVVVSVLFGTFTVILNNSMLNPILPRFIEVFDSNAVSVGWILTIFMVSMGMTMPLTGFLGDRFGKKKVYLAGLCLFIFGSISGLLSNTLAMVIVSRAIQGMAGGLMMPIAMALIFNSFPKNERGLAVGIYGISVMVAPAIGPTIGGTLVQYLDWPWLFAINIPFGLTGLFLSAKFLKPTKKDPMKKFDLAGFLLVTFGIGAILYSLGRGRTVELLLDPVNLSLIGAGLAAIVAFVFYENRQEDPLLNLSVFKVPTYTASILVTSSASIGLFSGIFLLPLLIQNVYGLNEVMTGLLFLPAAAASGLFMSLGGRLLDKKGPRYVVPPGLAIMALASIGLGFLELSTPFWWILALNTIRGVGMGMGNMPATTSGMNSIPEHLVAQGSAMNNIIRQMSSSLGIVFFSIYYEVRRAQLAAAPDVDQQLATLQTLNEAFLVSAAVLLLAIPFSFILKGVQDDKTKA
- a CDS encoding CPBP family intramembrane glutamic endopeptidase; protein product: MPKRYWIIIITYVATQLSALIGVPVLASLGIARGFDAIALWSVISFTIATIIIIALLKPDMKEAQMRSDRSSGLKIFGWSIAGVFLALFAQAIAALIETELLGIPAGSENTMDLMNIAREAPLFILLPVVFAPITEEIIFRKVIFGQIYKRSNFWLAVIISALVFGAFHFDFQHMLVYFSMGLVFAFLYVKTKSIITPIVAHMAMNSFVVLSQLFYSEEDIRRMQEQLQTILTGGLL
- a CDS encoding GNAT family N-acetyltransferase, which gives rise to MKAILHGHRVHLGTVKDEHLTEIKTWFNSSHFMRRFDAVAARPKTLESLKEWRDEAMNSDKSFLFSICDGDKFIGYVELSSILWNQRNGWVAIAIGNPDYKAKGYGTEAMDLLINYAFHELNLHRLQLTVFEYNQPAIWLYEKLGFTYEGAQREFVMRDGEAYDMFMYGLLKREWNQKNAEEKLEE
- the groES gene encoding co-chaperone GroES; translated protein: MLKPLGDRIVIELVEEEQTTASGIVLPDSAKEKPQEGKVVAVGTGRVTENGEKVALEVKEGDHVIYSKFAGTEVKYEGSEYLIIRESDVLAVVQ
- a CDS encoding methyltransferase domain-containing protein — encoded protein: MSRLKQKLDIDKIVFIGRTYEEYMDMFALSEEFVRRIRILDCPAGACSFTAVGRKKGFEITSCDIVYDHSVEDLRNKGLEDIDHAMEHMEKAKNNYVWDYFKDIDELREYRASALKDCTDDMREHGQTYVPVTLPALPFKDESFDILLSAHFLFMYADRLDYDFHEETLKELLRVSKEEIRIFPLVDLEGNKYKHLDKLKKFIMSRGCRVEELKVPYEFQDGADSMLKITKVE
- a CDS encoding phosphotransferase family protein; protein product: MRRDKLSSCIEAIESSFPDYKISNAEPIGEGWMSIALKVNDEWVFRFAKNEKGSADLEKEIKILPKLKEAVTVAIPEFEYVGKQTNGQLFVGYKLLPGTLLEEEAVPHLNQDQKKKLGSQLARFIKELHAFSIEEALKAGVPQFNLKSFFSKLYEETKRDIFPRIEPSLSRYISSRFGTYLSDSSYFSYTPALIHGDLSPDHFLTDPKTDDLSGIIDFGDLCISDPDYEFIYILEDCGENFTRELLKEMEEKEIDRCIQKVSHFVTFDHIRYVLEGIKRGESEWIEEGLDEIRKEMREEA